The DNA sequence AGATTAACTTAATctggctttgaacaactgggcccagatgAATCACTCTCCACTGGATAAGTAGTACCAAAGCCTATTGACTTTTCACATGGATTGTGATTTATCGAATGAATAGTGCTATCCacactttgaacaactgggacctggtagataagtaaaatgaagagTCTCTCCCTCTggtaaagtttgttttttaaaaagctCAGCATCAAATACATGGTGTATCTGACACATGGGCACAAAAACCTTTGGCACAGCAATGCTGGAAGAGTCATAAAGTACATTCTCCTCCCCTCGAAAAATGGCTACAGAGATTAGCTCCTTGATGTCTTCGTATACTATACGTATACTGTctgtctgctaatcacccttacttgcagccTGAAGGCTGAATTGcaaagggcgcagctcaacaGGATCAGCCGAATGCGTGTAAAGGTGCCTCTGGCTGCTGCcatgaatgatcccggagcacagcagccaagccagatgtttttgacttgggtaaaggtCAGACCACAActaccgggaactccgtgccctactttTTATGATTAGCGTGTGGGTTCCTACagttatttgcaacaagggttgtgagacgggatctccagcttatagtccttatccgagaataCTTCcaccaacaaacaaacagctgTTTAACATTGAGAAGCAAAAAAGTAATTCAGCTAATAAATTAAGTGTCATCTGTAGTTCTATATGAGCATGCCTGTATCTGAAGGAGGCACACTTTGAAATTCTACCAATGACCAAAAGCATCTTCTCAAAATCATTCGAATCTATTGAGCAAATCAAGATTTTGGCCACCTCTAAGATTAGTAATTCTGCTTGTGCTCACGCGAATAGTTTGTAACACCTACGGTATTTAAAGATGTTTATAGGTGTAGTACCGGGTAAttccaatattattatttcagaaAAGATCTTGTATATTTTAGGAAATTGTCGTTGGAGTCGCTCTAAGAGGTTTCTatcctgtttctttttttccacagaaaagTTGTCCGCAAATCCATTGCCAGAGTCTTGACTGTCATTAGCCAATCTCAGCGTGAAAATTTACGCAAGTTCTACGAAAACAAGAAGTACAAACCTCTTGATCTGAGGCCAAAGAAGACCCGTGCCATGAGACGTGCATTAACCAAAGAAGAGGCATCACGCAAAACTTTGAGGCAGATCAAAAAGTTGAGAAACTTCCCAAGGAGGAAGTATGCATTGAAAGAGTAAAATTGACtgtttgaaaataaagcaTATGTGTAAAAacgtttctgtttttttttttgcaataactGCAGCAATTACTAATGCAAGCGGTAAATTTGTTATATTGCAGTCAAATTTGAAGCAATAAGCAGTGATTAACCTATAGAGCAATGTCAATGAAGGGCGGTTGGAGGAAACTAGACTTCCCTATTGAAAACTAGACTTCCCTATTGAATAGCTGCTTTTCATTAAGTTGCCTTCATATTTACATTGCCCTGAAACAGCATTACCAGTATAATTTATTTGAGGACAATGCTTTTTGTTGCTTGAAACTTGTGCTGTATTTGACAACTCAACTGTAGACAAGACGTCAATCCATGAGGTTTTTCTGACAGcccttcttttgttttatttaccTTCAACAAACGTCTAACCAGAAGTCAagattattaaatttttccaATTCTGAGGTCTTGGAGTCGACTGTTGGTATGAGATCTGTTGTCAAGAGGAAAGCTCCCATCATGGCACACTGAGTATGTAGGCAGAACTTGGGTTTTTGCCAGAAAAATAACTTGACATCTTAAGgaaattttttactttctaccagcaaaagaatgaaaaaaaaaaatgtcctcCTGTCCATCCTTAATAAACTGCATTATGGTTTGAAGTAATGTATCAGTGTAAAACTGTATGAGAGAATGTTGTTAAAATGAAATACTATTGGTTGAGTGACAAATTCAACACCAGGCCGCAGTTCAAAGGGTGGGTAGTACTAACAAGCAGACAAgtg is a window from the Acropora palmata chromosome 1, jaAcrPala1.3, whole genome shotgun sequence genome containing:
- the LOC141873345 gene encoding uncharacterized protein LOC141873345 isoform X2 codes for the protein MAKVRAQDLRGKKKEELLKQLDDLKTELSQLRVAKVTGGAASKLANILKAELQRAQLNRISRMRVKVPLAAAMNDPGAQQPSQMFLTWKSCPQIHCQSLDCH
- the LOC141873345 gene encoding large ribosomal subunit protein uL29-like isoform X1; its protein translation is MAKVRAQDLRGKKKEELLKQLDDLKTELSQLRVAKVTGGAASKLANIKVVRKSIARVLTVISQSQRENLRKFYENKKYKPLDLRPKKTRAMRRALTKEEASRKTLRQIKKLRNFPRRKYALKE